The Prochlorococcus marinus str. MIT 9301 genome segment TCAAATTTCAAATTTAAAGCATCCATAACTTGGAAGTGGCAATTTAGTCCATTAGGAGTAAGTTCTCTAGCTCTTTTAACTTGAGCCGGACTAATTGTAATCCCAGTGACATTAAACCCATAAGATTCCGCAAGAATCCTGGAACTCCCCCCTATTCCACAACCTACATCAAGAATTCTGGATCCCTTTGGCAATTTATCTAAACCACTCCATTTGACTAATTCATGGACAAACTTAATTTTAGCCTTTCTAAAATCAATATTTTTTCCTGACGGATAATAACCCAAATGTATATGTTCTCCCCACAATCTCTCAAGTAATTTATCCTGTGTCCAGGCATCATATGCAGAAGCCACTGTGCTGGAAGAAATATATTTTCTAGCTTTAATTCTCCAGATTATAGATAGCAATAGTAATAATAAAACTAGTAAAAAAAAAGGGATTAATAATTCAAACATTTAATTTTCTTTTATGTCAGGAAAACTTTCTTTCAATACTGTTCTTGCTGCAAGTTGTTTTCTTGTATGATCAAGCATTTCATATTCTCTTTGCAAACGGGTAAAAGTATTTCTTTCTTCAAGAAGTTTTTGCTGTTCCTCAGCAACAGGTCCGCCCAAATGAGCTCCAATCCAAAATGATAAATCCATTGGGTTATCAGGTAATTTGTCAGGTAGATTTTTCTTGGTATTAGTCAATTTACTTGTTAAATTTATAACATCACTAAGTGCTTCTTTTACTGAGTCTTTTAGAGAATCTAATTTTTGAAAGTCATCAATATTATCATCGCTAATCCAACTAACCATCGCGGAATAAAATGGCGTCGAACGCATAATTTCTAAAACTTGAAATCTTTGTTGTCCGAGAGTGATAATATTACTTCTCCCATCCTCTGCAGTTTGATGTTTTATAATTTGCGCGCAACATCCAACGTTAGCCATACTTTTAGTAGTTGGATCAAACTTGATAACTCCAAACATGGAATCACCTTCAAGAACAGATTGAAGCATCATCCTATATCTCGATTCAAAGATATGCAAAGGCAATACTTCTTGAGGAAAAAGAACTACCTCTGGCAAAGGAAATAAAGGTAATTCCCTTACTGAGAGTTCTCCCATTTAAACCTCATTTCTTATTGTTTATATTAATCAATTTAGGACGGTTTCGGGATTTATTAAAGTTTAACTTCTATATCTACACCACTAGGAAGATCTAGTTTCATTAAAGCGTCAATAGTTTTTGCAGAAGGACTGTAGATATCTATTATTCTTCTATGTGTTCTTGTTTCAAAATGCTCTCTAGAATCTTTGTCAACATGTGGTGATCTAAGGACACAATAAATCTTTCTTTTTGTAGGTAAAGGAATTGGACCAATTGCTGAGGCAGAAGTAGTATCAGCAGTTTGGATTATTTTGTCACAAGATAAATCAAGCATTCTTCTGTCAAATGCTTTCAGTCTTATTCTTATTTTTTGTTGTGCAATTGATGCAGTCATAGTTTCAAATAACTTCTAGTGAAGGGCCATTTTAATAAATGACCCTTATCTATTTATCTATAGTAGATGATTGAGGTTAAATTTTAAATTCAAGTAACTTATTTGAGTATTTTAGAAACAACCCCTGCACCGATAGTACGCCCTCCTTCACGGATTGCGAATCGCATACCTTGTTCAATAGCTACTGGACAAATTAATTCTCCAGTCATCTTAATTCTGTCTCCTGGCATAACCATTTCAACATTAGAGCCATCATCAGAGGTAAATGCGGTAATTTGACCAGTCACGTCAGTTGTTCTGATATAGAACTGTGGTCTATATCCAGCAAAGAAAGGAGTATGTCTTCCGCCCTCTTCTTTTTTGAGAACATAAACTTCTCCTTCAAACTGAGTATGAGGAGTAATAGATCCTTTCTTAACGAGAACCATTCCTCTCTCAATATCCTCTTTCTGTACACCACGTAAAAGTAAACCAACATTATCACCAGCCATTCCTTCATCTAGAAGTTTTCGGAACATTTCTACACCAGTAACAGTTGTTAATCTTGTGTCTCTTATTCCTACTATTTCTACTTCTTCTCCAACTTTAACTTTACCTCTCTCAATTCTTCCAGTAGCAACAGTTCCTCTACCAGTTATAGAGAAAACATCTTCTACTGCCATCAAGAATGGTTTGTCAACTTCTCTTTCAGGCTCAGGAATGCTAGCATCGACTGCTTTCATTAATTCTTCAATCTTTGATTCCCAAGTTGAATCTCCTTCAAGAGCTTTTAAACCAGAAACTTGAACTATAGGAATGTCATCGCCAGGGAAATCGTAGCTATCTAAAAGTTCTCTAATTTCCATCTCAACAAGTTCAATAATTTCCTCGTCATCGACCATATCGCACTTATTGAGAGCAACTACAAGAGCAGGAACTCCAACTTGTTTAGCTAAAAGAATATGCTCTTTTGTTTGAGCCATGGGACCATCTGTAGCTGCACAAACTAGAATTGCTCCGTCCATTTGTGCGGCCCCTGTGATCATATTTTTAACATAATCAGCATGTCCTGGACAATCAACATGAGCATAATGTCTGCCTTCAGTTTCATACTCAACATGAGCTGTATTAATGGTAATTCCACGCTCTCTTTCTTCAGGAGCACCATCAATATCTCCATAGTCTTGAGCTTGAGCTTGACCTTTTTTGGCTAATACATTTGTAATAGCAGCAGTTAGTGTTGTTTTTCCATGATCAACATGGCCAATAGTACCTATGTTGACATGTGGTTTGTTCCTTTCGAACTTCTCGCGAGCCATTTTAAATTAAAGAATCGAGGGTTTAAGAATGTTTTAGTTTAGAGATCAGGAGTTGCCCTGATTCTTGGAAATGATAGCTTCAGCAACATTACGAGGAACTTCCTCATAATTTGCGAACTCCATTGAAAATATACCCCGACCTTGAGTCATTGATCGGAGTTGAGTGGCATAACCGAACATTTCGGC includes the following:
- the rpsJ gene encoding 30S ribosomal protein S10 yields the protein MTASIAQQKIRIRLKAFDRRMLDLSCDKIIQTADTTSASAIGPIPLPTKRKIYCVLRSPHVDKDSREHFETRTHRRIIDIYSPSAKTIDALMKLDLPSGVDIEVKL
- the tuf gene encoding elongation factor Tu gives rise to the protein MAREKFERNKPHVNIGTIGHVDHGKTTLTAAITNVLAKKGQAQAQDYGDIDGAPEERERGITINTAHVEYETEGRHYAHVDCPGHADYVKNMITGAAQMDGAILVCAATDGPMAQTKEHILLAKQVGVPALVVALNKCDMVDDEEIIELVEMEIRELLDSYDFPGDDIPIVQVSGLKALEGDSTWESKIEELMKAVDASIPEPEREVDKPFLMAVEDVFSITGRGTVATGRIERGKVKVGEEVEIVGIRDTRLTTVTGVEMFRKLLDEGMAGDNVGLLLRGVQKEDIERGMVLVKKGSITPHTQFEGEVYVLKKEEGGRHTPFFAGYRPQFYIRTTDVTGQITAFTSDDGSNVEMVMPGDRIKMTGELICPVAIEQGMRFAIREGGRTIGAGVVSKILK
- a CDS encoding LON peptidase substrate-binding domain-containing protein → MGELSVRELPLFPLPEVVLFPQEVLPLHIFESRYRMMLQSVLEGDSMFGVIKFDPTTKSMANVGCCAQIIKHQTAEDGRSNIITLGQQRFQVLEIMRSTPFYSAMVSWISDDNIDDFQKLDSLKDSVKEALSDVINLTSKLTNTKKNLPDKLPDNPMDLSFWIGAHLGGPVAEEQQKLLEERNTFTRLQREYEMLDHTRKQLAARTVLKESFPDIKEN